The Pongo abelii isolate AG06213 chromosome 20, NHGRI_mPonAbe1-v2.0_pri, whole genome shotgun sequence genome window below encodes:
- the MFSD12 gene encoding major facilitator superfamily domain-containing protein 12 isoform X1 → MGPGPPAAAAAPSPRPLSLVARLSYAVGHFLNDLCASMWFTYLLLYLHSVRAYSSRGAGLLLLLGQVADGLCTPLVGYEADRAASCCARYGPRKAWHLVGTVCVLLSFPFIFSPCLGCGAATPEWAALLYYGPFIVIFQFGWASTQISHLSLIPELVTNEHEKVELTALRYAFTVVANITVYGAAWLLLHLQGSSRAEPTQDISISDQLGGQDVPVFRNLSLLVVGVGAVFSLLFHLGTRERRRPHVEEPGEHTPLLAPATAQPLLLWKHWLREPAFYQVGMLYMATRLIVNLSQTYMAMYLTYSLHLPKKFIATIPLVMYLSGFFSSFLMKPINKCIGRNMTYFSGLLVILAFAAWVALAEGLGVAVYAAAVLLGAGCATILVTSLAMTADLIGPHTNSGAFVYGSMSFSDKVANGLAVMAIQSLHPCPSELCCRACVSFYHWAMVAVTGGVGVAAALCLCSLLLWPIRLRRWDRDAQP, encoded by the exons ATGGGCCCGGGACCCCCAGCGGCCGCAGCGGCGCCGTCCCCGCGGCCGCTGTCCCTGGTGGCGCGGCTGAGCTACGCCGTGGGCCACTTCCTCAACGACCTGTGCGCTTCCATGTGGTTTACCTACCTGCTGCTCTACCTGCACTCGGTGCGCGCCTACAGCTCCCGCGGCgcggggctgctgctgctgctgggccaGGTGGCCGACGGGCTGTGCACACCCCTCGTGGGCTACGAGGCCGACCGCGCCGCCAGCTGCTGCGCCCGCTACGGCCCGCGCAAGGCCTGGCACCTGGTCG GCACCGTCTGCGtcctgctctccttccccttcatcttcaGCCCCTGCCTGGGCTGTGGGGCGGCCACGCCGGAGTGGGCTGCCCTCCTCTACTACGGCCCGTTCATCGTGATCTTCCAGTTTGGCTGGGCCTCCACAcagatctcccacctcagcctcatccCGGAGCTCGTCACCAACGAGCATGAGAAGGTGGAGCTCACAGCCCTCAG GTATGCGTTCACCGTGGTGGCCAACATCACCGTCTACGGCGCCGCCTGGCTCCTGCTGCACCTGCAGGGCTCGTCGCGGGCAGAGCCCACCCAGGACATCAGCATCAGCGACCAGCTTGGGGGCCAGGACGTGCCTGTGTTCCGG AACCTGTCCCTGCTGGTGGTGGGTGTCGGCGCCGTGTTCTCACTGCTGTTCCACCTGGGCACCCGGGAGAGGCGCCGGCCGCACGTGGAGGAGCCAGGCGAGCACACCCCCCTGTTGGCCCCTGCCACCGCCCAGCCCCTGCTGCTCTGGAAGCACTGGCTCCGGGAGCCGGCTTTCTACCAG GTGGGCATGCTGTACATGGCCACCAGGCTCATTGTGAACCTGTCCCAGACCTACATGGCCATGTACCTCACCTACTCCCTCCATCTGCCCAAG AAGTTCATCGCGACCATTCCCCTGGTGATGTACCTCAGCggcttcttctcctccttcctcatgAAGCCCATCAACAAGTGCATTGGGAGGAAC ATGACCTACTTCTCGGGCCTCCTGGTGATCCTGGCCTTTGCTGCCTGGGTGGCGCTGGCGGAGGGACTGGGTGTGGCCGTGTACGCAGCAGCTGTGCTGCTGGGTGCTGGCTGTGCCACCATCCTCGTCACCTCGCTGGCTATGACGGCCGACCTCATCGGTCCCCACACG AACAGCGGAGCGTTCGTGTACGGCTCCATGAGCTTCTCGGATAAGGTGGCCAATGGGCTGGCAGTCATGGCCATCCAGAGCCTGCACCCTTGCCC CTCAGAGCTCTGCTGCAGGGCCTGCGTGAGCTTCTACCACTGGGCCATGGTGGCTGTGACGGGCGGCGTGGGCGTGGCTGCTGCCCTGTGTCTCTGCAGCCTCCTGCTGTGGCCGATCCGCCTTCGACGCT GGGACCGTGACGCCCAGCCCTGA
- the MFSD12 gene encoding major facilitator superfamily domain-containing protein 12 isoform X2, with product MGPGPPAAAAAPSPRPLSLVARLSYAVGHFLNDLCASMWFTYLLLYLHSVRAYSSRGAGLLLLLGQVADGLCTPLVGYEADRAASCCARYGPRKAWHLVGTVCVLLSFPFIFSPCLGCGAATPEWAALLYYGPFIVIFQFGWASTQISHLSLIPELVTNEHEKVELTALRYAFTVVANITVYGAAWLLLHLQGSSRAEPTQDISISDQLGGQDVPVFRNLSLLVVGVGAVFSLLFHLGTRERRRPHVEEPGEHTPLLAPATAQPLLLWKHWLREPAFYQVGMLYMATRLIVNLSQTYMAMYLTYSLHLPKKFIATIPLVMYLSGFFSSFLMKPINKCIGRNNSGAFVYGSMSFSDKVANGLAVMAIQSLHPCPSELCCRACVSFYHWAMVAVTGGVGVAAALCLCSLLLWPIRLRRWDRDAQP from the exons ATGGGCCCGGGACCCCCAGCGGCCGCAGCGGCGCCGTCCCCGCGGCCGCTGTCCCTGGTGGCGCGGCTGAGCTACGCCGTGGGCCACTTCCTCAACGACCTGTGCGCTTCCATGTGGTTTACCTACCTGCTGCTCTACCTGCACTCGGTGCGCGCCTACAGCTCCCGCGGCgcggggctgctgctgctgctgggccaGGTGGCCGACGGGCTGTGCACACCCCTCGTGGGCTACGAGGCCGACCGCGCCGCCAGCTGCTGCGCCCGCTACGGCCCGCGCAAGGCCTGGCACCTGGTCG GCACCGTCTGCGtcctgctctccttccccttcatcttcaGCCCCTGCCTGGGCTGTGGGGCGGCCACGCCGGAGTGGGCTGCCCTCCTCTACTACGGCCCGTTCATCGTGATCTTCCAGTTTGGCTGGGCCTCCACAcagatctcccacctcagcctcatccCGGAGCTCGTCACCAACGAGCATGAGAAGGTGGAGCTCACAGCCCTCAG GTATGCGTTCACCGTGGTGGCCAACATCACCGTCTACGGCGCCGCCTGGCTCCTGCTGCACCTGCAGGGCTCGTCGCGGGCAGAGCCCACCCAGGACATCAGCATCAGCGACCAGCTTGGGGGCCAGGACGTGCCTGTGTTCCGG AACCTGTCCCTGCTGGTGGTGGGTGTCGGCGCCGTGTTCTCACTGCTGTTCCACCTGGGCACCCGGGAGAGGCGCCGGCCGCACGTGGAGGAGCCAGGCGAGCACACCCCCCTGTTGGCCCCTGCCACCGCCCAGCCCCTGCTGCTCTGGAAGCACTGGCTCCGGGAGCCGGCTTTCTACCAG GTGGGCATGCTGTACATGGCCACCAGGCTCATTGTGAACCTGTCCCAGACCTACATGGCCATGTACCTCACCTACTCCCTCCATCTGCCCAAG AAGTTCATCGCGACCATTCCCCTGGTGATGTACCTCAGCggcttcttctcctccttcctcatgAAGCCCATCAACAAGTGCATTGGGAGGAAC AACAGCGGAGCGTTCGTGTACGGCTCCATGAGCTTCTCGGATAAGGTGGCCAATGGGCTGGCAGTCATGGCCATCCAGAGCCTGCACCCTTGCCC CTCAGAGCTCTGCTGCAGGGCCTGCGTGAGCTTCTACCACTGGGCCATGGTGGCTGTGACGGGCGGCGTGGGCGTGGCTGCTGCCCTGTGTCTCTGCAGCCTCCTGCTGTGGCCGATCCGCCTTCGACGCT GGGACCGTGACGCCCAGCCCTGA